In Ensifer canadensis, a genomic segment contains:
- a CDS encoding rhodanese-like domain-containing protein has translation MAEELGVHYILEGSVRREGNHVRVNAQLIDAIDGHHLWAERYDGEMSGVFGLQDRVIGQIVSTLSVKLTSAERSVAAVPETTNPQAYDSLLRGWDHLRRDSEAETATASDFFQKAIVLDPNYSRAYASLAAANWRTSILSWDFYRRETASKNLIRNLAKAMEKPTPLAYAISAQVLAQQGRYDEAFTAIDRAMKLAPNDPDNHVGLARILNAKGRATEAEQQARLAMRFDPHPSRATLRMLAVSFFSQGKYVEAVDTFERVIGKKSDLRADYATLIASYGHLGRTDGIQTLIDQYNTLAMSFLGDPLTVQESAYDWYGSAFSYHRPYITRLQEGLRKAGLPEGAGTDLALDDYVKFMALTKGELSVDRTIKIDVTEAKALLARGVPFIDVRASLNYDNGHIPKAINLSLVTGLSKESLAMVGGKEGEVAFYCQGKSCTYAAYASAKAIAWGYTHIYYFAGGFLEWDDEGYPLVIEVKR, from the coding sequence GTGGCCGAGGAACTGGGCGTCCATTACATCCTGGAGGGCAGCGTACGTCGAGAGGGAAACCATGTTCGTGTCAATGCCCAGTTGATTGACGCGATCGACGGACATCACCTCTGGGCCGAGCGCTATGATGGGGAAATGAGCGGCGTGTTCGGGCTGCAGGACAGGGTGATCGGACAGATCGTTTCAACTCTTTCAGTGAAGCTGACGAGTGCCGAGCGAAGCGTGGCAGCGGTGCCGGAAACGACGAATCCGCAAGCCTACGATTCGCTGTTGCGGGGTTGGGATCATCTTCGCCGGGACAGCGAGGCCGAAACGGCCACGGCCTCCGACTTCTTCCAGAAGGCGATCGTACTCGATCCAAACTATAGCCGCGCCTATGCGTCACTGGCAGCAGCAAACTGGCGGACGAGCATCTTGTCCTGGGATTTTTACCGTCGGGAGACCGCTTCAAAGAACCTCATCAGAAATCTAGCAAAGGCTATGGAGAAGCCGACGCCGCTTGCCTATGCGATATCGGCGCAGGTGCTTGCGCAGCAGGGTCGCTATGACGAAGCATTCACTGCCATCGACCGGGCGATGAAGCTTGCGCCGAATGATCCTGACAACCATGTCGGCCTGGCGCGGATTCTCAACGCGAAGGGACGCGCAACTGAGGCGGAACAGCAGGCCCGCCTGGCGATGAGGTTCGATCCCCATCCCTCGCGTGCAACGCTGCGCATGCTCGCAGTCTCGTTCTTTTCCCAGGGAAAATATGTCGAAGCCGTCGACACCTTTGAACGCGTGATCGGCAAAAAGTCCGATCTCCGGGCAGATTACGCCACCCTGATAGCAAGCTACGGACATCTCGGGCGCACTGACGGCATTCAGACGCTGATCGACCAGTATAACACGCTGGCCATGTCCTTCTTGGGCGATCCGCTCACCGTCCAGGAAAGTGCTTATGATTGGTATGGTAGCGCATTCAGCTACCATAGGCCTTACATCACGCGCCTGCAGGAGGGACTCCGCAAGGCCGGATTGCCCGAGGGGGCTGGCACAGACCTCGCCCTTGACGACTACGTGAAGTTTATGGCGCTGACCAAGGGCGAACTCAGTGTCGACAGAACCATAAAAATCGATGTCACGGAAGCAAAGGCGCTGCTCGCACGCGGCGTGCCCTTCATCGATGTGCGTGCTTCGCTTAACTATGACAATGGCCATATCCCCAAGGCCATCAACCTATCCCTCGTCACCGGCCTATCAAAGGAAAGCCTTGCCATGGTGGGGGGAAAGGAAGGTGAGGTCGCCTTCTATTGTCAGGGCAAGAGTTGCACCTATGCCGCTTATGCTTCGGCCAAGGCGATCGCCTGGGGTTACACGCACATCTACTATTTTGCCGGCGGTTTTTTGGAGTGGGACGACGAGGGCTATCCACTTGTAATCGAGGTCAAGAGATAG
- a CDS encoding adenylate/guanylate cyclase domain-containing protein, translated as MEAVRAERRLVAILAVDIVGYSRLIEADEARTLAAIKAWRSEIFDPFMEDYHGRIVKLMGDGAIVEFGSVVDAVACAVASQSKVAACQVDVPVQRRLLLRMGINLGDVVVDEDDLLGDGVNVAARLEQMCEPGGLFVSGTAFDHLQGKFELPLEFIGEQHVKNIQRPVRVYRVRFEGNTRLRRFNLKSFRRWRIPAALAFLLLISVPAVWLAQTRESADAASVARMAFPLPQTPSIAVLPFDNLSSDAGQSYFADGMTDDLITELSKLSGIYRAQLDLHLQGQAHQSSAGGRGTGRPLHPGGQRTSRGKPCSCQCPVD; from the coding sequence ATGGAAGCAGTTCGCGCAGAACGGCGGCTGGTGGCAATTCTTGCCGTCGACATTGTCGGTTATTCGCGACTCATCGAAGCCGACGAGGCCCGGACCCTGGCTGCAATCAAGGCATGGCGTTCCGAAATCTTCGATCCCTTTATGGAAGATTATCACGGACGCATCGTGAAACTCATGGGCGATGGTGCGATCGTGGAATTTGGCTCCGTCGTCGACGCCGTGGCTTGCGCAGTCGCGTCACAAAGTAAGGTCGCTGCGTGCCAAGTGGATGTCCCAGTCCAGCGTCGACTTCTCCTCCGCATGGGCATCAATCTCGGAGATGTGGTTGTCGACGAGGATGATTTGCTGGGCGATGGCGTCAACGTCGCGGCTCGCCTTGAGCAGATGTGTGAGCCAGGGGGACTTTTCGTATCTGGCACTGCTTTCGATCACTTGCAGGGCAAGTTCGAATTGCCGCTGGAATTTATCGGCGAGCAGCATGTGAAGAATATCCAGCGGCCCGTCCGTGTCTACCGGGTGAGGTTCGAGGGAAATACTCGGCTGCGACGCTTCAACCTCAAAAGCTTTCGCCGTTGGAGAATCCCGGCTGCTTTGGCCTTCCTGCTCCTGATAAGCGTTCCAGCAGTTTGGCTGGCCCAAACGCGCGAAAGTGCTGACGCGGCGTCCGTTGCGCGGATGGCTTTTCCGCTACCCCAAACGCCCTCCATCGCCGTCCTGCCATTCGACAATCTCAGCTCTGATGCGGGGCAGAGCTATTTTGCCGACGGGATGACCGACGACTTGATCACCGAACTCTCAAAACTGTCTGGCATCTATCGCGCGCAACTCGACCTTCACCTACAAGGGCAAGCCCACCAAAGTTCAGCAGGTGGCCGAGGAACTGGGCGTCCATTACATCCTGGAGGGCAGCGTACGTCGAGAGGGAAACCATGTTCGTGTCAATGCCCAGTTGATTGA
- a CDS encoding MYG1 family protein — protein MSPEFLVTHSGGFHADELMSSVILTRLFPEAKIVRSRAPEWITPGTDRIIYDVGGAYDAETRIFDHHQRGAPLRDDGQPYSSFGLIWKHYGRDYLAASGVPEAHVEAVHASFDKSFVLPIDLVDNGALSPSVAGPLAGLTLPALLETLKPVFDETDPGADDRAFHSALAIARSFVEASIGRSAAKLRAEAVVHQAIVDTGEARVLELPMGMPFRPAIVKAGADHLLFVVHPRDKDWCLTGIRRADEGFELRADLPAAWAGLTNADLEAACGVAGATFCHNGRFIAAAKTREAALAMAELAVTEAVSVAQGQATAAQVA, from the coding sequence ATGAGCCCAGAATTCCTCGTCACCCATTCCGGTGGCTTCCATGCCGATGAGCTCATGTCGAGCGTCATCCTGACCCGGCTGTTCCCTGAGGCGAAGATCGTGCGCAGCCGGGCGCCGGAGTGGATCACACCCGGCACCGACCGCATCATCTACGACGTCGGCGGCGCCTATGACGCTGAAACCAGGATCTTCGACCATCACCAGCGCGGCGCACCGCTGCGCGATGATGGCCAGCCCTACAGCTCGTTCGGCCTGATCTGGAAGCATTATGGCCGCGATTATCTCGCCGCCTCCGGTGTCCCGGAAGCGCATGTCGAGGCGGTGCACGCCTCCTTCGACAAGAGCTTCGTGCTGCCAATCGATCTGGTGGACAATGGCGCGCTCAGCCCCTCCGTTGCCGGGCCGCTCGCCGGACTGACGCTGCCGGCGCTGCTCGAAACCCTGAAACCGGTTTTCGACGAGACCGATCCCGGCGCCGATGATCGCGCCTTCCATTCAGCCCTCGCCATCGCCCGCAGTTTCGTCGAGGCCAGCATCGGCCGTAGCGCCGCAAAACTGCGTGCGGAAGCCGTCGTGCACCAGGCGATCGTCGATACCGGCGAGGCCCGTGTGCTGGAGCTGCCGATGGGCATGCCGTTCCGTCCCGCCATCGTCAAGGCAGGCGCCGATCACCTGCTGTTTGTCGTCCACCCGCGCGACAAGGACTGGTGCCTGACCGGCATCCGCCGCGCCGACGAGGGCTTCGAGCTGCGCGCCGACCTGCCGGCCGCCTGGGCCGGCCTCACCAACGCCGACCTCGAGGCCGCCTGCGGCGTTGCGGGCGCCACCTTCTGCCACAACGGCCGCTTCATCGCCGCCGCCAAAACCCGCGAGGCAGCGCTGGCGATGGCGGAACTGGCGGTAACGGAGGCTGTCTCTGTCGCGCAAGGGCAAGCGACGGCTGCTCAGGTGGCGTGA
- a CDS encoding bifunctional helix-turn-helix transcriptional regulator/GNAT family N-acetyltransferase codes for MALTNDHPDVAALRAFNRLYTNRLGLLNAHLDQSPFTLTEARILYELAHRQETTAAELMRTLQVDRAQLSRTLKRFSDRGLVEKSDHPEGGRRQPISLTPAGRKAFTALEQNTREAIGKLLDTLPSTERKRLIAATSTISEILEDKAGGDLMLRDLKPGDLGWIIHRQTVLYVQEYGWNQEYEALAAGILADFVKSFDPAREAAWIAEIDGRVVGSIFLVAGDKPDVAKLRLLYVEPDARGRGVGAALVAACIERARTVGYHTLVLWTNSVLTSARRIYERAGFTLTEEAPHHSFGKDLVGQTWSLDLGQGVKRKVAGER; via the coding sequence ATGGCACTCACCAACGATCACCCTGATGTGGCGGCGCTGCGCGCCTTCAACCGTCTCTACACCAACCGTCTGGGCCTGTTGAACGCCCATCTCGACCAGAGCCCGTTCACGCTCACCGAAGCGCGTATCCTCTACGAGCTTGCCCATCGGCAAGAGACGACGGCGGCCGAGCTGATGCGGACGCTTCAAGTCGACCGTGCCCAGCTCAGCCGCACGCTAAAGCGGTTCTCCGATCGCGGGCTGGTCGAGAAGTCGGACCATCCGGAGGGTGGCCGCCGCCAGCCGATTTCGCTCACCCCTGCCGGGCGCAAGGCGTTCACCGCCCTGGAGCAGAACACCCGCGAGGCGATCGGCAAGCTGCTGGATACATTGCCATCGACCGAGCGCAAGCGGTTGATCGCGGCCACCAGCACCATCAGCGAGATCCTTGAGGACAAGGCAGGCGGGGACTTAATGCTGCGCGATCTGAAGCCGGGCGATCTCGGCTGGATCATCCATCGCCAGACCGTGCTGTATGTTCAGGAATATGGCTGGAACCAGGAGTATGAGGCGCTGGCTGCGGGCATCCTCGCGGATTTCGTAAAATCCTTCGACCCGGCCCGCGAGGCCGCCTGGATCGCCGAAATCGACGGCCGCGTCGTCGGCTCGATCTTCCTCGTGGCCGGCGACAAGCCTGATGTGGCCAAGCTGCGGCTGCTCTATGTCGAGCCGGATGCGCGCGGACGCGGCGTCGGGGCGGCGCTGGTTGCCGCCTGCATCGAGCGCGCCCGCACTGTCGGCTATCACACGCTGGTGCTGTGGACCAACAGCGTGCTGACCTCGGCCCGGCGCATCTACGAGCGCGCCGGCTTCACGCTCACCGAGGAGGCGCCGCACCATTCCTTCGGCAAGGACCTGGTGGGCCAGACCTGGTCGCTCGATCTCGGGCAGGGGGTGAAACGGAAAGTGGCCGGCGAGCGATAA
- a CDS encoding LysE family translocator translates to MPDFSTLALFAAASLVLTATPGPDMLLIASRSVSQGQGAGFLTYAGIALGTYCHALAAALGLSQLIATVPIAYEIVRWVGCAYLLYLAFKTLRSQAIDFSPSASLKRLSLRRIFGEGLLTNLLNPKMALFVLALFPQFIRPENGAMIVQTLVLATVLNGIGFLVNGAVILLGGRIRSRFTSPTRFKKLPQYLLATVFAGLACRLALGARN, encoded by the coding sequence ATGCCGGATTTTTCCACACTTGCACTTTTTGCCGCCGCGTCGCTGGTGCTAACCGCCACGCCCGGTCCCGATATGCTGCTGATCGCTTCACGCAGCGTCAGCCAGGGGCAGGGGGCGGGGTTCCTCACCTATGCCGGAATCGCGCTCGGCACCTATTGCCATGCGCTTGCCGCCGCCCTCGGACTGTCGCAGCTGATCGCCACCGTGCCGATCGCCTATGAGATCGTGCGCTGGGTCGGCTGCGCCTATCTGCTCTATCTCGCCTTCAAGACCCTGCGCTCGCAGGCGATCGACTTTTCGCCGTCCGCGTCGCTGAAGCGGCTGTCACTCCGGCGGATTTTTGGCGAGGGGTTGCTCACCAACCTGCTCAACCCGAAGATGGCGCTGTTCGTGCTGGCGCTGTTTCCGCAGTTCATTCGGCCCGAAAACGGCGCGATGATCGTGCAGACGCTGGTGCTGGCGACGGTGCTGAACGGCATCGGCTTTCTCGTCAATGGCGCGGTGATCCTGCTTGGCGGCCGGATCCGCAGCCGGTTCACGTCGCCCACCCGCTTCAAGAAGCTGCCGCAATATCTGCTCGCCACCGTCTTTGCTGGCCTTGCCTGCCGGCTGGCGCTCGGGGCCAGGAACTAA
- a CDS encoding helix-turn-helix domain-containing protein encodes MSFKKNLNKASDATVSRVSIGAAVKRSRESHGYTVDDMSVTTGLTETEISKVELGADTDPVKLQRIAAALQVSPTTFTATH; translated from the coding sequence ATGTCCTTTAAGAAAAATCTGAATAAGGCTTCCGACGCCACTGTTTCGCGTGTCAGCATCGGAGCCGCTGTAAAGCGTTCGCGTGAATCCCACGGCTACACCGTCGATGATATGTCGGTAACCACAGGCCTGACGGAAACGGAAATCTCCAAGGTCGAACTTGGTGCCGATACCGATCCCGTCAAGCTGCAGCGCATCGCTGCCGCCCTGCAAGTCTCGCCTACCACCTTCACCGCCACACACTAA
- a CDS encoding NUDIX domain-containing protein — MLRLFSLLQQAIVAAPPQAGSTIARRAVEETDARIDVGRDHASWRHLPNSSRCSTLARYLMESAPMSPMRSYLAELRGLIGNRLLLLPSVAAVIHDHAGNLLLQEKSSGEGWSLPAGAIEPGETPQEAVIREVVEETGLTVVPATILGVFGGREFRYTYPNGDHVEYIVTLFGCRIVDDCGEWTDSETRSLRYFGPDEMPPLALPYPVSTFFSQGSNRLVRSPGR, encoded by the coding sequence ATGCTCCGGCTTTTTTCGTTGCTGCAGCAAGCGATCGTCGCCGCGCCGCCGCAGGCGGGCTCGACCATTGCGCGGCGTGCTGTCGAGGAAACGGATGCCAGGATCGACGTCGGGCGCGACCACGCCTCATGGAGGCACTTGCCTAATTCGTCCCGGTGTTCGACATTGGCCCGCTACCTCATGGAAAGCGCCCCGATGAGCCCGATGAGATCGTATCTGGCGGAACTGCGCGGTTTGATCGGAAACCGCTTGCTCCTGCTTCCCTCCGTCGCCGCCGTCATCCATGACCACGCGGGCAATCTGCTGCTGCAGGAGAAATCTTCGGGCGAGGGGTGGAGCCTGCCTGCCGGCGCTATCGAGCCCGGCGAAACGCCGCAGGAGGCCGTCATTCGCGAGGTGGTGGAGGAGACCGGCCTTACGGTTGTGCCTGCAACCATTCTCGGCGTCTTCGGTGGGCGGGAATTTCGCTACACCTATCCGAATGGCGATCACGTCGAATACATCGTCACACTGTTCGGGTGCCGGATCGTTGACGACTGCGGGGAGTGGACAGACAGCGAGACAAGATCGCTTCGATATTTCGGGCCGGACGAGATGCCGCCACTCGCATTGCCTTATCCGGTTTCCACGTTTTTCTCCCAGGGATCCAATCGCCTTGTCCGTTCACCGGGACGGTGA
- the ilvC gene encoding ketol-acid reductoisomerase, which yields MRVYYDRDADINLIKSKKVAIVGYGSQGRAHALNLKDSGAKEIRVALKPGSPTAAKVEADGLQVLSVAEAAKWADLIMMATPDELQAEIYTADIAGNIRDGAAIAFAHGLNVHFGLIEPKATLDVVMIAPKGPGHTVRGEYQKGGGVPCLVAVHQDASGNALDLALSYACGVGGGRSGIIETNFKEECETDLFGEQAVLCGGLVELIRAGFETLVEGGYAPEMAYFECLHEVKLIVDLIYEGGIANMNYSISNTAEWGEYVTGPRIITAETKAEMKRVLTDIQTGKFTSEWMQEYKSGAARFKGIRRVNDNHQIEEVGAKLRGMMPWIGKNKLVDKAKN from the coding sequence ATGCGCGTCTATTACGATCGTGATGCCGACATCAACCTCATCAAGTCCAAGAAGGTCGCCATCGTCGGCTACGGCAGCCAGGGCCGCGCCCACGCGCTGAACCTGAAGGATTCCGGCGCCAAGGAAATCCGCGTCGCGCTGAAGCCGGGTTCGCCAACGGCTGCCAAGGTCGAGGCCGATGGCCTCCAGGTTCTTTCGGTCGCCGAAGCTGCCAAGTGGGCCGACCTGATCATGATGGCAACGCCGGACGAACTGCAGGCCGAAATCTACACGGCTGACATCGCCGGCAACATCCGTGACGGTGCTGCCATCGCATTCGCACACGGCCTCAACGTTCACTTCGGCCTGATCGAGCCGAAGGCGACGCTCGACGTCGTCATGATCGCACCGAAGGGCCCGGGCCACACGGTTCGCGGCGAATACCAGAAGGGCGGCGGCGTTCCCTGCCTCGTTGCCGTTCACCAGGACGCTTCGGGCAACGCCCTTGACCTCGCGCTCTCCTACGCCTGCGGCGTCGGCGGCGGCCGTTCGGGCATCATCGAAACCAACTTCAAGGAAGAGTGCGAAACCGACCTCTTCGGCGAACAGGCAGTTCTGTGCGGCGGTCTCGTCGAGCTCATCCGCGCCGGCTTCGAAACGCTGGTCGAAGGCGGCTACGCGCCGGAAATGGCCTATTTCGAGTGCCTGCACGAAGTCAAGCTGATCGTCGACCTGATCTATGAAGGCGGCATCGCCAACATGAACTACTCGATCTCGAACACGGCAGAGTGGGGCGAATACGTCACCGGCCCGCGGATCATCACGGCAGAAACCAAGGCCGAGATGAAGCGCGTTCTCACCGACATCCAGACCGGCAAGTTCACCTCGGAATGGATGCAGGAATACAAGTCGGGTGCGGCCCGCTTCAAGGGCATCCGCCGGGTCAACGACAACCACCAGATCGAAGAAGTCGGCGCCAAGCTGCGCGGCATGATGCCGTGGATCGGCAAGAACAAGCTGGTCGACAAGGCGAAGAACTAA
- a CDS encoding TetR/AcrR family transcriptional regulator C-terminal domain-containing protein, which yields MQSVAATKEANAGSGLTERQGVVLEEALRLLVDGGEKALTTAGVARAANCSKESLYKWFGDRDGLLSAMIGFQASKVRTLDVAASALDAESLSRHLVVFAKDLLEVLAGDVSLALNRLAIGQASREGSKLGHMLQERGRRQIGRRAAALLEAGRKAGLLAFDDADEAYGALYGLVVSDWHLKMLLGEEAGEMKKSFGRKAEQAVSAFLTLYGRKV from the coding sequence GTGCAAAGCGTTGCTGCGACAAAAGAGGCGAATGCCGGGAGCGGCCTGACCGAGCGTCAGGGTGTCGTCCTCGAAGAGGCGTTGCGTCTGCTTGTTGACGGCGGCGAGAAGGCGCTGACGACCGCCGGTGTCGCGCGGGCTGCCAACTGTTCGAAGGAAAGCCTCTACAAGTGGTTCGGCGATCGCGACGGGCTGTTATCGGCGATGATCGGTTTCCAGGCGAGCAAGGTGCGCACGCTGGATGTCGCCGCGAGCGCGCTCGACGCCGAAAGCCTGAGCCGGCATCTGGTTGTCTTCGCCAAGGATCTGCTCGAGGTTCTTGCCGGCGACGTGTCGCTGGCGCTGAACCGGCTGGCGATCGGCCAGGCGAGCCGCGAAGGCTCCAAGCTCGGCCACATGCTGCAGGAGCGCGGACGCCGGCAGATCGGGCGGCGTGCTGCCGCTCTGCTGGAGGCCGGCCGCAAGGCGGGGCTGCTCGCGTTTGACGATGCCGACGAAGCCTATGGCGCGCTTTACGGGCTGGTCGTTTCCGACTGGCACCTGAAGATGCTGCTCGGCGAAGAGGCCGGCGAGATGAAAAAGAGTTTCGGCCGCAAGGCGGAGCAGGCGGTCAGCGCCTTTCTCACGCTCTACGGCCGGAAGGTTTAA
- a CDS encoding tyrosine-type recombinase/integrase encodes MQYPHLDTPVSPLRQRLIDDMNMRRFSRETQRNYLRDIGRLATFLGRSPDTATADDLRRFQIEQQEDGVPVPTMNSIVSALRFFFTQTLDRPDLARRLVRLAHPRNLPVVLSRDEVARLLNATTCLKHQAALSVAYGAGLRVAEVSMLKVADVDSERMLLRVERGKGGRYRNAMLSEGLLTLLRQWWKVGRQQGVMHRDGWLFPGQHAMKPISTRQLYRIVVEAAQAADIAKRVGPHTLRHSFATHLLEDGTDIRIIQVLLGHAKLNNTALYAKVATRTVRTVTSPLDKLGLFKPEEAFPDG; translated from the coding sequence ATGCAGTACCCCCATCTCGACACGCCCGTCAGCCCGCTGCGCCAGCGGTTGATCGACGACATGAACATGCGACGTTTCTCACGCGAAACGCAGCGCAACTATCTCCGCGACATCGGTCGCCTGGCAACCTTCCTCGGGCGTTCACCAGACACGGCGACCGCCGACGACCTGCGCCGGTTCCAAATCGAGCAGCAGGAGGATGGCGTTCCCGTTCCGACGATGAACAGCATCGTGTCGGCGCTACGGTTCTTCTTCACCCAGACCCTCGACCGCCCGGACCTGGCGCGCAGGCTCGTCCGGCTGGCGCATCCTCGGAACCTGCCTGTGGTGCTGAGCCGCGACGAGGTTGCCCGGTTACTCAATGCCACCACCTGCCTCAAGCACCAGGCAGCATTGTCGGTCGCCTATGGCGCCGGCCTACGTGTTGCGGAGGTCTCCATGCTGAAGGTCGCCGACGTCGACAGCGAGCGGATGCTGCTGCGCGTCGAACGTGGCAAAGGCGGGCGCTATCGCAATGCCATGCTTTCGGAGGGCCTGCTCACCCTGCTGCGCCAGTGGTGGAAGGTGGGGCGGCAGCAGGGTGTGATGCATCGCGACGGCTGGTTATTCCCTGGCCAACACGCAATGAAGCCGATCAGCACGCGGCAGCTCTATCGCATCGTCGTTGAGGCGGCCCAGGCCGCCGACATCGCCAAGCGGGTCGGGCCGCATACGCTGCGCCACAGCTTCGCCACCCACCTGCTGGAGGACGGCACGGACATTCGGATCATCCAGGTCCTGCTCGGGCACGCAAAACTCAACAACACCGCCCTCTACGCCAAGGTGGCGACCAGGACGGTCCGCACAGTTACGAGTCCGCTCGACAAACTCGGCCTGTTCAAGCCGGAAGAAGCCTTCCCCGACGGTTGA
- a CDS encoding flavin-containing monooxygenase, which yields MGSPQQMTDDGDVLDAVVIGAGWAGLGVSYWLARRGLRHSVLERGRIGETWRTQRWDCFRMNTPNVQTVMPGDCYDGPDPDGAMTGEQFVALLEDFARRNTLPIEPDTAVSELAHENGAYRLTTSHGTLWAHNVIVASGCLNCPVRPVWAPALSPALHQIDASGYRSTADLPDGSVLVVGSGQSGAQIAEELAEAGRKVFLATSRVGRLPRRYRGRDIMVWLLESGFLDVRREEVIRLAGRIPPRGVLGSVHTISLQALSAQGVALLGRLTGIEDGGNLSFADDLEANVRFADEASDTVKRHVDDYISRAGIDAPPAEPDPAETVALRRQNPPIGSLDLSRSGIASVVWCTGFKGDFSWMRLPGVLDSAGQPVHEDGVAALPGLYFAGLDFASTRKSGIILAIAEEAPRLVDHIAGHS from the coding sequence ATGGGATCACCGCAGCAGATGACTGATGACGGCGATGTTCTCGATGCTGTCGTCATCGGGGCCGGCTGGGCCGGCCTGGGTGTCAGCTATTGGCTGGCACGACGGGGCCTGCGCCACAGTGTCTTGGAGCGGGGCCGCATCGGAGAGACCTGGCGCACACAGCGATGGGACTGCTTTCGGATGAATACTCCCAATGTGCAGACCGTCATGCCGGGCGACTGCTATGACGGTCCGGATCCGGATGGTGCCATGACGGGCGAGCAGTTCGTCGCTCTGCTTGAGGATTTCGCCCGGCGCAACACGCTGCCGATCGAACCGGATACCGCGGTAAGCGAACTCGCGCACGAGAATGGCGCCTATCGGCTCACCACTTCACACGGCACGCTTTGGGCGCACAACGTTATCGTCGCAAGCGGCTGCTTGAATTGCCCGGTGCGCCCGGTCTGGGCGCCCGCGTTGTCGCCGGCTCTCCATCAGATCGACGCTTCCGGCTACCGCAGCACTGCTGATTTGCCAGATGGATCGGTACTGGTGGTCGGAAGCGGCCAATCGGGTGCTCAGATCGCCGAGGAATTGGCGGAAGCGGGCCGAAAGGTCTTCCTTGCGACCAGTCGTGTCGGGCGGCTCCCGCGGCGCTACCGGGGTCGCGACATCATGGTCTGGCTGCTCGAAAGCGGGTTTCTCGACGTGCGGCGAGAGGAGGTCATTCGACTTGCGGGACGCATCCCGCCGCGCGGTGTGCTCGGCTCGGTGCATACGATAAGCCTTCAGGCGCTGAGCGCCCAAGGTGTCGCGCTTCTTGGGCGTCTCACCGGCATCGAGGATGGCGGCAACCTCTCGTTTGCCGACGATCTCGAAGCGAATGTCCGCTTTGCGGATGAAGCCTCCGACACTGTCAAACGCCATGTCGACGACTATATCAGCCGCGCCGGGATCGATGCGCCCCCTGCCGAGCCCGACCCGGCGGAGACGGTCGCGCTGCGTCGACAGAACCCGCCGATCGGTTCGCTCGATCTCTCCCGCTCCGGCATAGCGAGCGTGGTGTGGTGCACCGGGTTCAAGGGCGATTTCAGCTGGATGAGGCTTCCCGGTGTGCTCGACAGCGCGGGACAGCCTGTTCATGAGGATGGCGTGGCCGCCCTGCCGGGCCTCTATTTCGCAGGGCTGGACTTCGCCTCCACACGCAAGTCAGGCATCATCCTGGCGATCGCCGAGGAAGCGCCTCGCCTTGTCGACCATATCGCGGGGCATTCGTGA
- a CDS encoding DUF2277 domain-containing protein, which yields MCRNIKPLFNFDPPATNEEIRDAALQFVRKVSGTNKPSKRNEAAFERAVNSVAACARELLDSLETSQPPRDREEVAARARARTAARFA from the coding sequence ATGTGCCGGAATATCAAACCCTTGTTCAATTTTGATCCGCCTGCGACGAACGAGGAGATTCGTGACGCCGCGCTACAGTTCGTGCGCAAGGTGAGCGGCACGAACAAACCATCGAAACGCAATGAGGCTGCGTTCGAGCGCGCGGTCAATTCAGTCGCGGCATGCGCCCGCGAGCTGCTGGATTCGCTGGAGACTTCTCAACCCCCTCGCGATCGCGAGGAAGTCGCGGCAAGGGCGCGCGCGAGAACAGCGGCCCGGTTCGCGTAA